A single genomic interval of Sulfurovum sp. TSL6 harbors:
- a CDS encoding CinA family protein: MKNIQDLVEKIIQKLTKEGQTISFAESCTGGRIAAAFTAISGASEVLHGSCVTYSNDIKHLWLGVRNEVLETQGAVSRACVSQMLDGIQKMAGSDYAIAVSGIAGPTGGTEFKPVGTVYIGLQTPFSKEVFHCNFKGPREAVQEQSTVFAIEKLAEVLKI, from the coding sequence ATGAAAAATATCCAAGATCTAGTAGAAAAAATTATTCAGAAGCTGACTAAAGAGGGACAAACGATCTCTTTTGCAGAGAGTTGTACAGGCGGTCGTATCGCTGCAGCATTCACTGCTATATCTGGTGCATCAGAGGTCCTGCATGGTTCTTGTGTCACTTACTCAAATGACATTAAACATCTTTGGCTGGGAGTCAGAAACGAAGTTCTTGAAACCCAGGGTGCAGTAAGTCGGGCCTGTGTCTCACAAATGCTGGATGGCATACAAAAAATGGCAGGATCTGACTATGCTATAGCTGTTTCAGGGATCGCAGGGCCCACCGGTGGTACAGAATTCAAACCTGTAGGAACTGTATATATAGGGTTGCAAACACCATTTTCCAAAGAGGTGTTTCATTGTAACTTCAAAGGTCCACGTGAGGCAGTTCAGGAACAATCTACCGTATTTGCTATCGAGAAATTAGCTGAAGTGTTGAAAATTTAA
- the gatA gene encoding Asp-tRNA(Asn)/Glu-tRNA(Gln) amidotransferase subunit GatA: MITLKEALTKSHEELEEIRAQLEVKAKESGLNAYVGFESSGEGVPILIKDNIQVKDWSVTSGSKILQGYIAPYEATAITNLKSQGMMAFGRANMDEFAMGSTTESSFYGPTKNPHGTDRVPGGSSGGSAAAVAGGIAIAALGSDTGGSIRQPAAYCGVVGMKPTYGRVSRFGLAAYASSLDQIGPITQNVEDAAILYDAIKGHDEKDSTSADFEIEDIANNIDADAKLTIAVIDNYISEADEDTQKAYTQTVKALEEAGHTIVHKNMQNTKYDIATYYILATAEAATNLARFDGVRYGTRAESKNMEELFYNTRSEGFGEEVKRRILLGNFVLSSGYYDAYYVKAQKVRHLIRDEFNAIFEEADLILSPVAPSVAPKIGASEDPLEMYKSDMYTIAINLAGLPAISLPVAKNDEGMPIGLQLIAKAFNEKTLFDGAASMEKAVTYIK; this comes from the coding sequence GTGATAACACTGAAAGAAGCGTTAACAAAATCTCATGAAGAATTAGAAGAGATAAGAGCCCAACTTGAAGTAAAAGCCAAAGAGAGCGGACTGAATGCTTATGTAGGCTTTGAAAGTTCAGGTGAGGGCGTACCGATCCTTATTAAAGATAACATTCAAGTAAAAGACTGGTCTGTGACTTCTGGTTCTAAAATTCTTCAGGGATACATTGCACCTTATGAAGCTACGGCTATCACTAACCTTAAATCTCAAGGAATGATGGCATTCGGTAGAGCCAATATGGATGAGTTCGCAATGGGTTCAACCACTGAGAGCTCTTTTTACGGACCTACGAAGAACCCGCATGGTACAGACAGAGTACCCGGTGGATCTTCAGGAGGATCAGCTGCAGCTGTTGCCGGAGGTATCGCTATTGCTGCGCTGGGATCAGATACAGGTGGATCTATCAGACAGCCTGCAGCATACTGTGGTGTAGTGGGGATGAAACCTACCTATGGAAGAGTCAGTCGTTTTGGTCTGGCAGCTTATGCTTCTTCACTTGACCAGATAGGTCCTATCACACAGAATGTTGAAGATGCAGCGATCTTGTATGATGCGATCAAAGGGCATGATGAAAAAGATTCGACTTCAGCAGATTTTGAGATAGAAGATATTGCAAATAACATTGATGCTGATGCTAAACTGACGATTGCAGTGATAGACAACTACATTTCTGAAGCAGATGAAGATACACAAAAAGCCTATACGCAGACAGTCAAGGCACTTGAAGAAGCAGGACATACGATCGTACATAAAAATATGCAAAATACCAAGTATGATATCGCAACCTATTATATTTTGGCTACGGCAGAAGCGGCAACGAACCTTGCACGTTTTGACGGGGTACGTTATGGAACAAGAGCTGAATCAAAAAATATGGAAGAGCTTTTCTATAATACACGATCTGAAGGATTTGGAGAAGAGGTTAAAAGACGTATCTTACTGGGTAATTTTGTACTTTCATCAGGATATTATGATGCATATTATGTGAAAGCACAAAAAGTAAGACACCTTATCAGAGATGAGTTTAATGCTATTTTTGAAGAGGCAGACCTTATACTTTCACCCGTTGCACCGTCGGTTGCCCCAAAGATAGGTGCTTCTGAAGACCCGCTTGAAATGTACAAGAGTGATATGTACACGATAGCTATTAACCTTGCAGGACTTCCTGCAATTTCACTACCCGTTGCTAAAAATGATGAGGGTATGCCTATAGGGTTACAACTCATTGCTAAAGCATTTAACGAAAAAACACTTTTTGACGGTGCTGCAAGCATGGAAAAAGCTGTAACCTATATTAAATAA
- the guaB gene encoding IMP dehydrogenase: protein MRIKKRALTFEDVLLVPQHSVVLPKEVCLKSNLTKRVTLNTPIVSAAMDTVTEYKAAIAMAHLGGIGIIHKNMDIETQAKQITKVKKSESGIIIDPIFIGPDKTVADADALMGEYKISGVPVVDDDLKLLGIITNRDMRFITDMSLCIADVMTKAPLVTAKVGITLEEAAQVLQAHKIEKLPIVDENGVLQGLVTIKDIEKKERFPNANKDEHGRLRVGAAIGVGQLDRATALVEAGVDVIVLDSAHGHSQGIIDTLKLIKKTLDVDVIAGNIATAAAAQDLIDAGADAVKVGIGPGSICTTRVVAGVGVPQISAIDEVAEVANKAGVPVVADGGVKYSGDLAKALAVGASSVMLGSALAGTYEAPGDMILFNGRQFKEYRGMGSIGAMTKGSTDRYFQEGTAADKLVPEGIEGRVPYRGRIADVVHQMVGGLRSSMGYCGSESIKVFWEKAEFVEITSAGLRESHVHDVTITKESPNYSS from the coding sequence ATGAGAATTAAAAAAAGAGCATTAACATTTGAAGATGTATTACTAGTACCGCAACATTCAGTTGTGCTTCCTAAAGAAGTTTGTTTAAAAAGTAATTTGACTAAGCGTGTAACATTGAATACACCTATCGTTTCAGCAGCGATGGATACCGTAACTGAGTACAAAGCAGCGATCGCTATGGCACACCTGGGTGGTATCGGGATCATTCATAAAAATATGGATATAGAAACACAGGCAAAGCAGATCACGAAAGTAAAAAAGTCTGAGAGCGGTATTATCATCGATCCTATATTTATAGGTCCGGATAAAACTGTGGCAGATGCAGATGCTTTGATGGGTGAATATAAGATCTCAGGTGTACCGGTCGTAGATGATGATCTGAAACTTTTAGGGATTATCACAAACCGTGATATGCGTTTTATCACTGACATGAGTCTGTGTATTGCTGATGTGATGACCAAAGCGCCTTTGGTAACAGCAAAAGTAGGTATCACGCTTGAAGAAGCAGCACAAGTACTTCAGGCACATAAAATAGAAAAACTGCCTATCGTAGATGAAAATGGTGTACTTCAGGGGCTTGTTACCATTAAAGATATTGAGAAAAAAGAAAGATTCCCTAACGCGAACAAAGATGAGCATGGACGTTTAAGAGTCGGTGCAGCAATCGGTGTAGGTCAGCTTGATCGTGCCACTGCACTGGTAGAAGCAGGTGTGGATGTAATCGTACTTGACTCGGCACACGGGCATTCGCAAGGTATTATAGATACACTGAAACTCATCAAGAAAACACTTGATGTCGATGTGATCGCAGGAAATATTGCAACTGCAGCAGCTGCACAGGATCTTATAGATGCAGGTGCTGACGCAGTGAAAGTAGGTATCGGACCTGGATCAATCTGTACGACACGTGTCGTTGCAGGTGTGGGTGTACCTCAGATCTCTGCTATTGATGAAGTAGCAGAGGTAGCAAATAAAGCGGGTGTACCTGTAGTGGCTGATGGCGGTGTTAAATACTCTGGAGATCTTGCAAAAGCTTTAGCAGTAGGTGCAAGTTCTGTGATGTTGGGTTCTGCGCTTGCAGGTACCTATGAAGCCCCAGGCGATATGATACTCTTTAACGGAAGACAGTTTAAAGAGTATAGAGGTATGGGAAGTATCGGTGCGATGACCAAAGGAAGTACAGACCGTTACTTCCAGGAAGGTACAGCCGCAGACAAACTTGTACCAGAGGGGATTGAAGGACGTGTTCCCTACAGAGGACGTATCGCAGATGTTGTGCATCAAATGGTAGGTGGACTCCGTTCATCTATGGGATACTGTGGTTCAGAGTCGATCAAAGTATTCTGGGAAAAAGCAGAATTTGTTGAAATTACTTCTGCTGGACTTAGAGAGAGTCATGTACATGATGTGACGATCACCAAAGAATCTCCAAACTACTCTTCTTAA
- the ileS gene encoding isoleucine--tRNA ligase has product MDFKDTLLLPKTDFPMRGNLPNNEPKKYNAWFDADIYEQMKAKRADAEMFTLHDGPPYANGDIHIGHALNKVLKDIILKYNYFQGKAVRMTPGWDCHGLPIEQKVEEKLGKSKKEAMPTEKFRELCRAHAAKFVDIQRDGFKALGVIADWENPYVTMDFKFEANIYRTLCELAQKGLLVERHKPIFWSWAARTALADAEVEYEDKEDYSIYVHFELSDAAKEKLGIEGKAGLVIWTTTPWTLPANTGISLNPDEMYVLTDDGHIVADARYEAMIEEGVVSGHSSRKIAATEMENLLAINPVNGRTSKVILGEHVLMDGGTGCVHTAPGHGEDDYKVGLKYGLEVVMPVDERGCYDESVKGLNLLPNADEFIGMHIFKANEPILEILGDALLKESKFVHSYPHCWRTKKPLIYRATNQWFISIDDTAQGAKDTLRDTALHAIEGVDFYPKTSKNRLKPMIEGRPDWCISRQRSWGVPIAFFRNKSTKEVIFDKKVLDHVATLFDAQGADAWYSMSIEALLPENSGYNADDLEKIDDILDVWFDSGSTWNSVIKSGNYDAGEYPASLYIEGSDQHRGWFQSSLLLSAAVNEVSPYKTLITHGFTVDEKGEKMSKSKGNVVAPDKVIKEYGSEILRLWVALSDYQSDLKISDGILKQTAEQYRKIRNTFRFLLANVDDLETYVTNDAYGELDRWILTKAAEVFASVKANFDAYDFLRGFATLNHFITNELSGIYMDITKDRLYCEDKNDPVRRATQSAMAHIAKAMLGLIAPVLTYTADEILEYAPALFKGDMENVFDLVYVEVPEVEASFDDKVLLEARVKFSEAVDKLKKEKLMKSTLEVEIAGDMSVFEIKDSKDLEDWFVVSAMKSSSEGEQVASFEVDGSTYTVHKATASKCPRCWRFTSSSDECACERCANVVGNGDVA; this is encoded by the coding sequence ATGGATTTTAAAGACACACTCCTCCTCCCAAAAACAGATTTTCCAATGCGTGGGAATCTTCCAAACAATGAGCCTAAAAAGTATAATGCATGGTTTGATGCCGATATTTATGAACAGATGAAAGCAAAACGTGCAGATGCTGAAATGTTTACACTTCATGATGGACCTCCGTATGCCAACGGTGACATTCACATTGGACATGCACTGAACAAAGTACTCAAAGATATCATTTTAAAGTATAACTATTTCCAAGGGAAAGCGGTACGTATGACTCCGGGCTGGGACTGTCATGGTTTGCCTATCGAGCAGAAAGTTGAAGAGAAACTGGGCAAAAGCAAAAAAGAAGCGATGCCTACAGAGAAGTTTAGAGAACTTTGTCGTGCACATGCTGCGAAGTTTGTAGACATCCAAAGAGACGGATTTAAAGCTTTAGGTGTGATTGCAGATTGGGAAAACCCGTATGTAACGATGGATTTTAAATTTGAAGCAAATATCTATAGAACACTTTGTGAATTAGCACAAAAAGGTCTTTTGGTCGAAAGACATAAACCTATTTTCTGGTCATGGGCTGCAAGAACAGCACTTGCTGATGCAGAAGTAGAGTACGAAGATAAAGAAGATTACTCTATCTATGTACACTTTGAACTCAGTGATGCAGCCAAAGAGAAGTTAGGTATAGAAGGTAAAGCAGGTCTTGTGATCTGGACGACAACACCTTGGACACTACCTGCAAATACAGGTATCTCTCTTAATCCTGATGAGATGTATGTCTTGACTGATGATGGTCATATCGTAGCAGATGCACGTTACGAAGCGATGATAGAAGAGGGTGTGGTCTCTGGGCATTCAAGTAGAAAGATCGCTGCAACGGAGATGGAAAACCTTTTAGCTATTAACCCTGTAAATGGTCGTACATCTAAAGTGATCCTCGGTGAACACGTACTTATGGATGGTGGTACGGGTTGTGTACATACCGCTCCGGGACATGGTGAGGATGACTACAAAGTAGGACTGAAATATGGTCTTGAAGTCGTGATGCCTGTAGATGAGCGTGGATGTTATGATGAGAGTGTCAAAGGTTTAAATCTTCTTCCTAATGCAGATGAGTTTATCGGCATGCATATCTTTAAAGCCAATGAGCCTATCTTGGAGATCTTGGGTGATGCCTTGTTAAAAGAGAGTAAATTTGTTCACTCTTATCCACACTGCTGGAGAACGAAAAAACCGTTGATCTATAGAGCAACGAATCAGTGGTTCATCTCTATAGATGACACAGCTCAAGGTGCCAAAGATACACTGAGAGATACAGCACTTCATGCTATTGAAGGTGTGGACTTTTATCCTAAGACATCTAAGAACCGTCTCAAACCGATGATAGAAGGAAGACCTGACTGGTGTATTTCTCGTCAGCGTTCTTGGGGTGTTCCGATAGCATTTTTTAGAAATAAGAGTACCAAAGAAGTGATCTTTGATAAAAAGGTATTGGACCATGTAGCGACTCTTTTTGATGCACAGGGTGCAGATGCCTGGTACTCAATGAGTATCGAAGCGCTTCTTCCTGAGAACTCGGGTTATAACGCCGATGATCTGGAAAAGATCGATGATATCCTGGATGTATGGTTTGACTCAGGTTCGACTTGGAACTCGGTGATCAAAAGCGGTAATTATGATGCGGGTGAGTATCCGGCGTCTCTTTACATTGAAGGAAGTGACCAACACAGAGGCTGGTTCCAGTCTTCATTATTGCTTTCAGCAGCCGTGAATGAAGTTTCACCTTATAAAACACTGATCACTCACGGGTTTACTGTGGATGAGAAGGGCGAGAAGATGAGTAAGTCCAAAGGTAACGTTGTGGCACCGGACAAAGTCATCAAAGAGTATGGTTCAGAAATTCTCAGACTGTGGGTGGCACTTTCTGACTATCAGTCAGACTTGAAAATTTCTGACGGTATTTTGAAACAGACGGCTGAACAGTATAGAAAGATAAGAAATACGTTTAGATTCCTACTTGCGAATGTAGATGATCTTGAAACCTATGTGACCAATGATGCGTATGGAGAACTGGACAGATGGATACTTACGAAGGCAGCAGAGGTATTTGCATCGGTCAAAGCAAACTTTGATGCCTATGATTTCCTTAGAGGATTTGCAACATTGAACCACTTCATTACCAATGAGCTTTCAGGTATCTATATGGATATCACCAAAGACCGACTCTACTGTGAAGATAAAAATGATCCTGTCAGAAGAGCAACACAGTCCGCAATGGCACATATTGCCAAAGCGATGTTGGGACTCATAGCTCCAGTATTGACTTATACAGCCGATGAGATCCTGGAGTATGCACCGGCACTTTTCAAAGGTGATATGGAAAATGTATTTGACCTTGTGTATGTTGAAGTACCGGAAGTTGAAGCAAGTTTTGATGATAAGGTTCTTTTGGAAGCAAGAGTGAAATTCTCTGAAGCCGTAGATAAACTCAAAAAAGAGAAACTGATGAAGTCAACACTTGAAGTGGAGATCGCAGGGGATATGAGTGTATTTGAAATCAAAGACAGTAAAGACCTTGAAGACTGGTTTGTAGTTTCAGCGATGAAATCAAGCAGCGAGGGTGAACAAGTTGCTTCTTTTGAAGTGGATGGATCAACTTATACTGTACATAAGGCAACTGCTTCAAAATGCCCAAGATGTTGGAGATTTACTAGTAGCAGTGATGAGTGTGCCTGTGAGAGATGTGCGAATGTTGTCGGTAATGGAGATGTTGCCTAA